One Roseimaritima multifibrata DNA window includes the following coding sequences:
- a CDS encoding preprotein translocase subunit SecA, with amino-acid sequence MPSSDPDQPNRATDSIDATDTDPATDSEASESSGGAPPTRSDGRDGVSSQLGSVFTTGASPRMLRWRRKLVQINELEPELTGEDDVTLRKRSLALRYRAMSGEKLASLLPEAYALVREAGRRALNMRHYDVQMIGGICLYEGCVAEMQTGEGKTLTATLPLYLHSLSGKGAHLATVNDYLAKRDAEWMTPLFERLGLTVGIIQTADDQPSRRKSYAASVTYGTAKEFGFDFLRDRLLLRAQNRLQTEMLGDGADGFSGSGDQPVMRGMHFCLVDEADSILIDEARTPLIIGSIEDTVRDQIVETYRWGAEHAPEYELDEHYIIDDETKQYELTAKGRQKVRSIKKSDLVRTVGLVDLYEFAERSIKVHAEFLKERQYVVRPGEQGKPEIVIVDEFTGRLAEGRKWRDGIHQAIEAKENLEISVPTGQAARITIQDLFLRYPHLAGMTGTAATSAREMKKIYRTPVIRVPTNRPPRRVRLKDNVMGDIEKKFAAIVEETVEMNQTGRPVLIGTRSIDKSVRLSQLLTERGIEHKVLNANNVEAEAEIVEQAGGEGKVTVATNMAGRGTDVKLAPGVESKGGMHVICTELHDAARVDRQLIGRCGRQGDRGSYRQYLSLDDDILKGGFGPDKAERLKRIGETATGELPAYAKLFTKAQRKVERKHFRDRMVLLHHEKERKKMQREIGQDPYLDTPD; translated from the coding sequence ATGCCCTCAAGCGATCCTGACCAGCCGAACCGCGCAACCGACAGCATCGATGCAACGGACACGGACCCCGCAACCGACAGCGAGGCTAGTGAGTCGTCTGGCGGTGCGCCGCCAACACGATCGGATGGTCGCGACGGTGTGTCTTCGCAATTGGGATCGGTCTTTACGACCGGGGCTTCGCCGCGGATGCTCCGCTGGCGGCGCAAACTGGTCCAGATCAACGAACTGGAGCCCGAACTGACGGGCGAAGATGACGTCACCCTCCGCAAACGCTCCTTGGCGCTTCGCTATCGAGCGATGTCGGGTGAGAAACTGGCGTCTCTGCTACCGGAGGCCTACGCACTTGTCCGCGAGGCAGGGCGCCGAGCCTTAAACATGCGGCACTACGACGTGCAGATGATCGGGGGGATTTGTTTGTACGAAGGCTGCGTCGCCGAAATGCAAACCGGGGAAGGAAAAACCCTGACAGCAACCCTGCCGCTCTACCTGCACTCGCTCAGCGGCAAAGGAGCGCACTTAGCAACGGTGAACGATTACTTAGCGAAACGTGACGCCGAATGGATGACTCCGCTATTTGAACGTCTTGGCCTTACCGTGGGGATCATTCAAACCGCTGACGATCAACCCTCTCGGCGCAAATCATATGCGGCTTCGGTCACCTACGGGACCGCGAAAGAATTCGGTTTCGATTTCCTCCGCGACCGCCTGCTACTGCGAGCTCAGAATCGGCTGCAGACGGAAATGCTTGGCGACGGAGCGGATGGGTTTAGCGGGAGTGGCGACCAGCCGGTCATGCGTGGGATGCACTTCTGCCTCGTCGACGAAGCGGACAGCATTCTAATCGATGAAGCGAGAACCCCTCTTATCATCGGAAGTATCGAAGATACGGTCCGCGACCAAATTGTAGAAACCTACCGCTGGGGTGCGGAACACGCGCCGGAGTACGAACTTGACGAACACTACATCATCGACGATGAAACCAAGCAGTACGAATTAACCGCGAAGGGCCGACAAAAAGTTCGCTCGATCAAAAAGAGCGATCTAGTCCGCACGGTTGGTTTGGTCGATCTGTACGAGTTCGCTGAGCGATCGATCAAGGTGCATGCGGAATTCCTGAAAGAACGCCAGTATGTGGTCCGCCCCGGTGAACAAGGGAAACCAGAAATCGTCATCGTAGACGAATTCACCGGACGTCTAGCCGAAGGCCGAAAATGGCGTGATGGTATCCATCAGGCAATCGAAGCCAAAGAGAATCTTGAGATCAGCGTCCCCACCGGACAAGCCGCACGAATCACCATTCAAGACCTCTTTCTCCGCTACCCCCATCTGGCAGGCATGACAGGGACGGCTGCAACCAGTGCCCGGGAAATGAAGAAAATTTACCGCACGCCCGTTATCCGGGTCCCTACCAATCGGCCTCCGCGACGCGTTCGATTAAAAGACAATGTGATGGGGGACATCGAAAAGAAATTCGCCGCCATTGTCGAAGAAACGGTCGAAATGAATCAAACCGGGCGGCCGGTATTAATCGGTACTCGCTCGATCGACAAATCGGTCCGATTGTCGCAACTGCTGACCGAGCGGGGGATCGAACACAAAGTCCTCAACGCCAATAACGTCGAAGCGGAAGCGGAGATCGTCGAACAAGCCGGGGGCGAAGGGAAAGTGACCGTCGCGACGAACATGGCCGGTCGTGGTACCGACGTGAAACTAGCCCCAGGGGTCGAAAGCAAAGGCGGAATGCATGTGATTTGCACCGAACTGCACGACGCCGCACGGGTTGACCGCCAGTTGATCGGTCGCTGCGGTCGACAAGGTGACCGCGGTTCGTATCGCCAATACCTCTCGCTTGATGACGACATCCTCAAAGGAGGGTTCGGCCCCGACAAAGCCGAACGCTTAAAAAGGATCGGCGAAACCGCCACCGGTGAACTTCCGGCTTACGCCAAACTATTCACCAAGGCCCAGCGAAAGGTCGAACGAAAACACTTTCGAGACCGTATGGTGCTGCTGCATCACGAGAAAGAGCGAAAGAAAATGCAGCGTGAAATCGGCCAGGACCCCTACCTGGATACGCCAGACTAA
- a CDS encoding BBP7 family outer membrane beta-barrel protein produces the protein MKRIFQVLALAAAVTGVSIGNVSNAQTVSVGDMSSYTPPSEAYPSIDASVGGYVGDLATPAGHHERVQRLAPRVASHGGYETCGGCNSVSCEGGCYSSGQSRRGKIGAALNDPCASGWMNAELLLWFPQALQSPDLVATGPNAAGAIQGGPGYQALFGGRIEQGMQPGFRADVGRYFSDGQFGVGARIWFLQGADTAFSAQSDGSPGSPILSRPLFNTSVGTEGGFLVGGPLGPLTGEINISSQLDMVASELYGKALFIQGEDYRMDLIGGYSFFNIENDLLITQSSTQLPPSPAARRVVLDSFNTENNFHGGQIGFQTELNRGRFSFLSLTKVHLGNMHQRVDVFGTSRSDFVGVPASLQTFDRGLLVGDDQQSQSRDVFAFAPEANLKIGYRMRNHVNFTVGYSFIYWNRVALAGDQIDRNVDQTAVLTNNPSTSPARKFNDRGFFVQGIDLGISVDY, from the coding sequence ATGAAAAGAATCTTTCAAGTCCTAGCTTTGGCGGCCGCGGTCACCGGAGTATCCATTGGAAACGTTTCGAACGCCCAGACCGTTAGTGTTGGCGACATGTCGTCCTACACTCCACCTAGCGAAGCCTACCCTTCGATTGATGCCAGCGTAGGCGGTTATGTCGGAGATTTGGCGACGCCAGCAGGTCACCATGAACGCGTTCAACGATTGGCACCCCGTGTCGCATCGCACGGCGGGTACGAAACCTGTGGCGGTTGCAACAGTGTTAGTTGTGAAGGCGGATGTTATTCTAGCGGACAAAGTCGCCGAGGCAAAATCGGAGCCGCTCTGAATGATCCTTGTGCAAGTGGTTGGATGAACGCGGAGTTGTTGTTGTGGTTCCCGCAGGCACTTCAGTCGCCTGACCTAGTGGCGACCGGACCCAATGCGGCCGGAGCGATTCAAGGTGGCCCCGGTTACCAAGCCCTTTTCGGTGGCCGCATTGAACAAGGGATGCAACCAGGCTTTCGAGCCGACGTAGGACGTTACTTCTCGGATGGACAGTTTGGCGTTGGAGCCCGGATCTGGTTCTTGCAGGGAGCCGATACCGCTTTCTCCGCACAGTCAGATGGGTCTCCTGGAAGCCCAATCCTCTCGCGCCCGCTGTTCAATACCTCGGTAGGCACCGAAGGTGGCTTCCTGGTCGGTGGACCTCTGGGCCCGCTTACGGGTGAAATCAACATCAGCAGCCAATTGGATATGGTTGCCAGCGAACTGTACGGCAAAGCCTTGTTCATCCAGGGTGAAGACTATCGTATGGATTTGATTGGGGGATACTCCTTCTTCAACATCGAAAACGACCTGTTGATTACGCAAAGCAGCACCCAGCTTCCTCCAAGCCCAGCGGCTCGGCGTGTCGTTTTGGATAGCTTCAATACCGAGAATAACTTTCACGGTGGACAGATCGGTTTCCAAACCGAACTGAATCGCGGACGCTTCAGTTTCCTATCGCTGACGAAGGTTCACTTGGGGAACATGCACCAACGCGTCGACGTCTTTGGCACCAGTCGCAGCGACTTTGTTGGAGTCCCTGCTTCCCTGCAAACCTTTGATCGCGGTTTGTTGGTCGGCGACGACCAGCAATCACAGTCGCGTGACGTCTTCGCTTTTGCTCCAGAAGCGAATCTCAAGATTGGCTACCGGATGCGAAACCACGTGAACTTCACGGTCGGTTATTCGTTCATCTACTGGAACCGGGTCGCATTGGCCGGGGATCAAATCGATCGTAATGTGGATCAGACCGCTGTTCTGACCAACAACCCGTCGACCAGTCCTGCTCGTAAATTCAACGATCGCGGGTTCTTTGTTCAAGGCATCGACCTAGGGATTTCGGTCGACTACTAG
- a CDS encoding alpha-2-macroglobulin family protein: MAASRRFPRLFLALGVFVCVTPFLLGAQSQEDRWKKVDKAIAEGLPKTAISELQPIIDSALAGEKYDEAIKAIGLRVSLEANIQGNQPAERIVRLEAEVEKAAEPMKPVMRAILANAYWQYFQQNQWRFQQRTQTSGPPGDDFTTWSLPQILAHVDAQFQAVLADAETLQEIPVRDFEAVLDKGNAPDSYRPTMYDVLAHNALDFYASGVQAGSQVQDSFVLTIDSPVFADSQTFMDWKPETSDSDSRLVKAITIYQDLLRFHASDDDPDARLDVDLLRLEFGNNEAAGETKPKSERFIAALRRFIDQNEDHPIVARALHLWALDLHSQGDLVKAHAIATRGLEQFPGTVGGNRCFNLIQSIEAKSASALTERVWNEPAPTIDIQYRNVNKVYLRLVPFDFKKMVIDSQRWQATAINEQTLQELLATKPTKAWAVDLPATTDYQLREESIPAPLDVPLGSYFLLASENADFSSRDNQISVAEVWRSDLAIVSRSRNGEGIVEGLVLDASSGNPIQGASVQAWNRGNRNETQPLKVVRTDRDGRYRLQDADRLQLQILVTDGKQQLSTDNMVRAYRNNQNSRLQEQTRFFTDRAIYRPGQTIRYKGVCLEFEQEKDLYQTIPHRDVVVVLRDVNGEEVERLKHRTNGNGSFQGSFTAPRGRVTGMMTLMVDGKPSGATSIRVEEYKRPKFRVAIDPPTKPAQLGEDVQVSGKATAYTGASIGGAKVQYRVVREVRYPDWWYWRCWWMPPANSGPQEIVNGVTTTEADGGFDVLFTARPDESVLRESEPVFQFTIYADVTDLTGETRSSSQTVRVGYTTLAATLNAAAWQTADKPVSIDVQTSTLNGDGRPAKGTLKVYALQQPEEVMRAELSGGRGRIPYRGNAMPASPDPANPNSWDLGKMVADLSVETDAGGKATVEVPLPAGIYRAVYETTDSAGEKVTALLQRNVLDLEAEDLAIRIPDLFAIKESTLEPGDDLVAVWGSGYEQARAFVEIEHRGKILQEYWTNPQQTQFVIEQSVTEAMRGGFTLRVTMVRENRAYLHTEQIQVPWTNKELDIQWERFVSKLAPGAVEKWTAKIQGPDAEVMAAEMVATLYDASLDAFAPHSWMSGFNVFRTDHSSLYSQFENNAESLRTLVSNRRTDQRDGSLSYRHLANSLISQAYGFGFMNRNRMMRRGGAPEMMMDSAPMGMGGMGGSAMMQKGAAMSASELAPAAAPMPADADAAIAGGGEEAAKSEPDLTNVTARKNLAETAFFFPQLIANDDGTVTMEFTMPEALTEWKFIGFAHDNQLRAGILDGTAVTSKDLMVEPNPPRFVREGDRLEFTVKVSNQSPTRQTGKVRLAFQDARSGDSVDASLGNANGDKEFAIAAGESQTFAWQIEVPDNQGVLVYKAVGATGRLSDGEEGFLPVLSRKVLVTESLPLPIRGNQTKKFVFDRLLHSGDSDSLQNQSLTVQMVSNPAWYAVMALPYLMEYPHQCSEQTFNRLYANALGQSIANSDPRIEQVFEQWRGTEALDSPLEKNEDLKSVMLEETPWLRDGKNESQARRNVGILFDGNRLSDEINRNEQQLAEMQLENGMWPWFPGGGENEYITLYITTGFGRLRHLGVDIDVAPAVRSLAALDRWMTERYRKIADRDKVHISSTIALYLYGRSFFLEDYPVAEADQVAFEYWQNQARTHWLKLANRQSQGHLALALKRLGDPQTATKIMASIKERSVTDEELGMYWREQEHSWWWYRAPIETQAVMIEAFDEVMDDAEAVEDCKVWLLKQKQTQDWKTTKATADAVYALLLRGSQLLESDALVEVTLGETTIQPQNVEAGTGFYQQRFTGSDILPEQGEITVRKLDDGVAWGAVHWQYLEDMTKVTAFEGTPLTLQKKLYVKRNTPQGPTLTEVEGPLEVGDEVVVRIVLRSDRDMEYLHLKDYRGSGTEPVNVLSSYRYQDGLAYYESTRDTASHFFIDYLPKGTYVFEYSTRVQLRGEYQTGFAEIQSMYAPEFNSHSESLPLVVQ; encoded by the coding sequence ATGGCCGCGTCGCGTCGCTTTCCTCGTCTGTTCCTTGCACTGGGTGTCTTTGTCTGTGTGACCCCTTTTTTACTGGGAGCCCAGTCCCAAGAAGACCGCTGGAAAAAGGTAGATAAAGCCATTGCGGAGGGGCTGCCCAAAACCGCGATTTCAGAATTGCAGCCGATTATCGATTCAGCCCTTGCGGGTGAAAAATATGATGAAGCAATCAAGGCGATCGGACTGCGTGTCTCTTTAGAAGCCAATATTCAGGGCAATCAGCCGGCCGAACGCATCGTGCGGCTAGAAGCCGAAGTCGAAAAGGCTGCGGAGCCGATGAAGCCGGTGATGCGAGCCATTTTGGCAAATGCCTACTGGCAGTATTTCCAGCAGAATCAGTGGCGATTCCAGCAGCGGACTCAGACCTCGGGCCCGCCCGGTGATGATTTTACGACCTGGTCGCTGCCGCAGATCCTGGCACATGTCGATGCTCAGTTTCAGGCCGTGTTGGCAGATGCTGAAACCCTTCAGGAAATTCCCGTTCGTGATTTTGAAGCCGTTTTGGATAAAGGGAATGCTCCTGATTCCTATCGGCCAACGATGTACGACGTGCTGGCGCACAATGCGCTCGACTTCTATGCCTCGGGTGTTCAGGCTGGTTCTCAGGTCCAAGATTCGTTTGTGTTGACGATCGACAGTCCGGTCTTCGCCGACAGCCAAACGTTCATGGACTGGAAACCTGAGACCAGCGATAGCGATTCGCGGTTGGTTAAAGCGATCACTATCTATCAAGACCTACTTCGCTTCCACGCTTCCGATGACGATCCCGATGCTCGTCTGGATGTCGATTTGCTGCGATTGGAGTTTGGCAACAACGAAGCGGCCGGCGAAACCAAACCAAAATCCGAACGATTTATCGCCGCTTTACGCCGGTTTATCGACCAAAATGAAGACCATCCCATCGTCGCGCGAGCCCTGCACTTGTGGGCTCTTGATTTGCATTCCCAGGGGGATCTTGTCAAAGCCCATGCGATTGCGACGCGCGGTCTGGAGCAGTTCCCCGGGACCGTTGGTGGTAACCGTTGTTTCAATCTAATCCAATCGATCGAAGCCAAGTCCGCGTCTGCCTTGACCGAACGGGTTTGGAATGAACCGGCTCCGACGATCGATATTCAGTATCGAAATGTCAATAAAGTCTATTTGCGTCTGGTCCCGTTTGATTTCAAAAAAATGGTGATCGATTCCCAGCGTTGGCAAGCGACGGCGATCAATGAACAGACGCTGCAGGAATTGCTTGCGACGAAGCCAACCAAAGCCTGGGCGGTCGATTTGCCGGCGACGACCGATTATCAGTTGCGTGAGGAATCGATTCCGGCACCCCTTGATGTTCCATTGGGATCGTACTTTCTGCTAGCTAGCGAGAATGCTGACTTTTCGTCGCGAGACAATCAGATTTCGGTGGCGGAGGTTTGGCGAAGTGATTTGGCAATCGTGTCGCGCTCTCGAAACGGAGAAGGGATCGTCGAAGGTTTGGTTCTGGATGCCAGTTCCGGGAACCCGATTCAGGGAGCCTCCGTTCAGGCTTGGAATCGTGGGAATCGAAACGAAACTCAGCCGCTAAAGGTCGTCCGTACCGATCGGGATGGCCGTTATCGTTTGCAAGACGCCGACCGGTTGCAGTTGCAGATTTTGGTGACCGACGGAAAACAGCAGTTGTCGACAGACAACATGGTTCGTGCCTATCGGAATAATCAGAATTCTCGTCTTCAAGAACAGACGCGTTTTTTCACCGATCGAGCCATTTATCGTCCAGGGCAAACGATCCGGTACAAAGGAGTCTGCCTTGAATTCGAACAGGAAAAAGACCTTTACCAAACAATCCCTCACCGCGATGTGGTGGTGGTATTGAGGGATGTGAATGGTGAAGAAGTCGAACGCTTGAAACATCGCACCAATGGGAATGGCAGCTTCCAAGGGAGTTTCACCGCACCGCGAGGCCGCGTGACCGGGATGATGACACTAATGGTCGATGGCAAGCCCTCCGGAGCGACTTCGATCCGCGTGGAAGAATACAAACGCCCAAAATTTCGGGTTGCAATCGACCCGCCCACAAAACCAGCTCAATTGGGCGAAGACGTTCAAGTGTCTGGTAAAGCAACGGCTTACACTGGGGCCTCTATCGGAGGTGCCAAAGTTCAGTACCGCGTGGTTCGTGAAGTCCGCTATCCCGACTGGTGGTACTGGCGCTGTTGGTGGATGCCGCCAGCGAACAGCGGGCCGCAGGAGATCGTCAATGGAGTCACGACAACCGAAGCCGATGGCGGCTTCGATGTCCTCTTCACCGCTCGACCGGATGAGTCGGTTTTGCGAGAGAGTGAACCCGTTTTTCAGTTCACTATTTACGCGGATGTGACCGATCTGACTGGAGAAACCCGTTCGTCATCGCAGACCGTTCGTGTCGGTTACACAACCTTGGCTGCGACGCTGAATGCGGCCGCCTGGCAGACCGCCGACAAACCGGTTTCCATTGACGTGCAGACCTCGACCTTAAACGGTGATGGACGCCCTGCTAAAGGGACTTTGAAAGTCTATGCATTGCAACAGCCTGAAGAAGTCATGCGGGCTGAGCTTTCCGGAGGCCGTGGGCGAATTCCCTATCGTGGGAACGCAATGCCCGCCTCGCCCGATCCAGCGAATCCAAATTCCTGGGATCTGGGGAAAATGGTGGCGGACCTGTCGGTCGAAACCGATGCGGGAGGAAAAGCGACCGTCGAGGTTCCCCTTCCAGCGGGGATTTACCGAGCCGTTTATGAAACCACCGATTCCGCTGGCGAAAAAGTAACCGCGTTGTTGCAGCGCAATGTCCTGGATTTGGAGGCTGAAGACCTCGCGATTCGAATTCCCGATCTGTTTGCGATCAAGGAATCGACGTTGGAGCCAGGCGATGACTTGGTGGCCGTTTGGGGAAGCGGGTACGAGCAAGCACGTGCGTTTGTTGAAATCGAACATCGCGGAAAGATCTTGCAGGAATATTGGACCAATCCGCAGCAAACACAGTTTGTGATCGAACAGTCGGTTACCGAAGCGATGCGGGGCGGGTTTACGTTGCGAGTGACCATGGTTCGTGAGAACCGCGCGTACCTGCATACGGAGCAGATCCAAGTTCCGTGGACAAATAAGGAACTGGACATTCAGTGGGAACGATTCGTTTCCAAATTGGCGCCTGGAGCCGTGGAGAAATGGACGGCAAAGATCCAGGGTCCTGATGCGGAAGTGATGGCAGCCGAAATGGTGGCAACCTTATACGACGCATCCCTCGATGCCTTTGCGCCCCACAGCTGGATGTCTGGATTTAATGTTTTTCGAACCGACCATTCCAGCTTGTACAGTCAGTTTGAAAACAACGCTGAATCGTTGCGGACGCTTGTTTCGAATCGGCGTACCGATCAACGTGATGGTTCGCTCTCCTACCGGCACCTCGCGAATTCCCTTATTTCGCAAGCGTATGGTTTCGGTTTTATGAACCGAAATCGCATGATGCGTCGAGGTGGCGCACCGGAAATGATGATGGATTCCGCTCCGATGGGGATGGGTGGTATGGGTGGTTCTGCAATGATGCAAAAAGGAGCCGCGATGTCCGCCAGTGAACTGGCGCCCGCCGCGGCGCCGATGCCTGCCGACGCGGACGCGGCGATTGCCGGCGGTGGTGAAGAAGCGGCGAAATCGGAACCCGATTTAACCAATGTGACCGCTCGCAAGAATCTTGCGGAAACCGCATTCTTCTTTCCCCAGTTGATTGCCAATGATGATGGGACCGTGACGATGGAGTTCACGATGCCCGAAGCGCTCACCGAATGGAAGTTCATCGGTTTTGCTCATGACAATCAGCTCCGCGCAGGGATTTTGGATGGGACAGCCGTCACTTCCAAGGACCTCATGGTCGAACCCAACCCGCCTCGCTTTGTTCGCGAGGGAGATCGCCTTGAATTTACCGTGAAGGTCAGCAACCAGTCGCCAACGCGGCAGACCGGCAAAGTCCGCTTAGCGTTTCAAGATGCACGCAGCGGCGATTCCGTTGATGCGTCACTGGGAAATGCAAACGGTGACAAAGAGTTCGCGATCGCTGCCGGCGAATCGCAAACGTTTGCATGGCAAATCGAAGTTCCCGATAACCAAGGGGTCTTGGTCTACAAGGCGGTCGGAGCGACGGGTCGTTTGTCCGATGGCGAAGAAGGTTTCTTGCCGGTTTTGTCACGCAAGGTTTTGGTCACCGAATCATTGCCTTTGCCGATTCGTGGTAACCAAACCAAAAAGTTCGTCTTTGATCGTTTGCTTCATTCGGGCGATTCCGATTCGCTGCAGAATCAGTCGTTGACGGTCCAGATGGTCTCCAACCCAGCCTGGTACGCCGTCATGGCACTTCCCTACTTGATGGAGTATCCCCATCAGTGTTCGGAACAGACCTTCAACCGTTTGTATGCCAATGCACTTGGACAAAGTATTGCGAATTCCGATCCTCGGATCGAACAGGTCTTTGAGCAATGGCGAGGGACCGAAGCACTCGATAGCCCATTGGAGAAGAACGAAGACCTCAAGTCGGTGATGCTGGAAGAAACGCCTTGGCTGCGGGATGGCAAAAATGAGAGTCAAGCCAGGCGGAACGTTGGCATCTTGTTTGACGGGAATCGTTTGAGCGATGAAATCAATCGCAACGAACAACAGCTGGCCGAGATGCAACTGGAAAATGGGATGTGGCCCTGGTTTCCCGGTGGAGGCGAAAACGAGTACATCACGTTGTACATCACCACAGGCTTTGGCCGTTTGCGTCACTTGGGTGTCGATATCGATGTCGCCCCGGCGGTTCGTTCGCTGGCCGCTTTGGACCGCTGGATGACCGAACGTTATCGCAAGATCGCGGATCGGGACAAAGTTCATATCTCTTCGACCATCGCGTTGTACTTGTATGGCCGTAGTTTCTTTTTAGAAGACTATCCTGTTGCGGAAGCCGATCAGGTCGCTTTTGAGTACTGGCAGAATCAGGCTCGAACGCATTGGTTGAAATTGGCAAACCGTCAATCGCAAGGGCATCTCGCTTTGGCGTTAAAACGTCTGGGCGATCCGCAGACGGCGACCAAGATCATGGCGTCGATCAAAGAACGCTCTGTCACCGATGAAGAACTTGGGATGTACTGGCGAGAGCAGGAGCATTCCTGGTGGTGGTATCGTGCTCCAATCGAAACACAGGCCGTCATGATCGAAGCTTTTGATGAAGTGATGGACGACGCAGAAGCGGTCGAAGACTGCAAAGTTTGGTTGCTCAAGCAGAAACAGACGCAGGACTGGAAGACGACAAAGGCGACCGCGGACGCGGTTTATGCATTGTTGCTACGCGGGTCACAATTATTGGAATCCGACGCGCTTGTCGAGGTGACCTTGGGTGAAACCACGATCCAGCCTCAGAACGTTGAAGCGGGTACCGGGTTTTATCAACAACGGTTCACCGGCAGCGACATCCTGCCTGAACAAGGCGAAATCACCGTTCGAAAATTGGACGATGGAGTCGCTTGGGGAGCCGTCCATTGGCAATATCTAGAAGATATGACCAAGGTAACCGCCTTCGAGGGAACGCCGCTGACGTTGCAGAAGAAGTTGTATGTCAAACGGAACACACCTCAGGGGCCAACCCTTACGGAAGTCGAAGGGCCTTTGGAAGTTGGCGATGAAGTGGTGGTGCGGATCGTTCTGCGAAGTGATCGCGATATGGAATACCTGCATCTGAAAGATTATCGCGGAAGCGGCACCGAGCCGGTAAACGTTCTCTCGTCCTATCGCTATCAAGATGGTTTAGCGTACTACGAATCGACTCGAGACACGGCAAGCCACTTCTTTATCGACTACCTTCCTAAAGGGACGTACGTGTTTGAGTATTCAACACGCGTCCAGTTGCGAGGTGAATATCAGACTGGATTCGCTGAAATCCAATCGATGTATGCTCCGGAATTCAACAGCCATTCGGAAAGTCTGCCGTTGGTCGTTCAGTAA
- a CDS encoding diacylglycerol kinase family protein has product MSKFRNAFQGLVFAMRGQSSFVIHLVMAAAVIGLAAICQVESWRWAVLLLAIGMVLALETINSAIECLVHRLHPEHDPEIGKVLDMAAGAVLLGAIFAAAVGLIVLLPPLLEWFG; this is encoded by the coding sequence ATGTCGAAGTTCAGGAATGCCTTTCAGGGTCTCGTCTTTGCGATGCGAGGCCAGAGCAGTTTTGTTATTCATTTGGTGATGGCGGCCGCCGTAATCGGTTTGGCTGCCATCTGCCAAGTGGAGTCTTGGCGATGGGCTGTACTGCTATTGGCAATCGGGATGGTGTTGGCATTAGAGACGATCAATAGTGCGATCGAATGCTTGGTGCATCGCCTTCACCCCGAGCACGATCCTGAAATCGGAAAAGTCTTGGACATGGCAGCCGGAGCGGTACTGCTAGGCGCCATCTTTGCGGCCGCAGTCGGTCTGATTGTTTTGTTGCCGCCACTTCTAGAGTGGTTCGGTTAG